One segment of Erigeron canadensis isolate Cc75 chromosome 2, C_canadensis_v1, whole genome shotgun sequence DNA contains the following:
- the LOC122589693 gene encoding heterogeneous nuclear ribonucleoproteins A2/B1-like, with the protein MDGPYVKREDEQLQFDNINHEEDDEYNGDVDIHNNNNNQFNNNNNNLVDELPQHSSINNDSSAAAAASAAGKLFVGGIAWETSEESFSNYFNKYGELTDSVIMMDKITGRPRGFGFVTFANSADADKVLEQDHVIDGRPVEVKRTVPREDAQGSRGVSRTKKVFVGGIPLTLTEDEMREYFSNYGGIIEHQIMLDHVTGRSRGFGFVTFDSEEAVEKIFSDGQIHELGGKQVEIKRAEPKRAGGDFSYDNRSRRGGGSKSYGSGGSGFGRGSAGYGGGYGGKSDRGYDGYGGGYAGYNGYGGGYGGGSVGFYPGYGGYGYGYGYGGPMYGGAGYAGAGYGGYSGSASYDGGRGYGSGSTGSGAYGKGVGRGSGGGAGVGGSYGYGYGYDGGKAYDNGNGGSSGGSTGGRFHPYRK; encoded by the exons ATGGATGGACCATATGTGAAAAGAGAAGATGAGCAACTGCAGTTTGATAACATCAatcatgaagaagatgatgaatatAATGGTGACGTGgatattcataataataataataatcaatttaataataacaataataatttagtAGATGAATTACCTCAACATTCTTCAATCAATAATGATTCTTCAGCAGCAGCTGCAGCTTCAGCAGCTgg AAAACTATTTGTTGGAGGCATTGCTTGGGAGACTTCTGAAG AGTCTTTCAGCAATTACTTCAACAAGTATGGAGAGTTAACAGATTCTGTGATAATGATGGATAAAATTACTGGCCGACCACGCGGATTTGGATTTGTAACTTTTGCAAACTCAGCTGATGCTGATAAAGTTCTAGAGCAAGATCATGTCATAGATGGTAGACCT GTTGAAGTGAAGAGGACAGTTCCCAGAGAGGATGCACAGGGTAGTAGAGGGGTATCTAGAACGAAAAAAGTCTTTGTTGGTGGTATACCATTGACTTTAACAGAAG ATGAAATGAGGGAGTATTTTTCTAACTATGGTGGTATAATTGAGCATCAAATTATGCTAGATCATGTCACAGGACGCTCAAGAGGTTTTGGTTTTGTTACATTTGATAGTGAAGAAGCCGTGGAAAAGATTTTTTCTGATGGTCAAATACATGAACTTGGAGGCAAACAG GTGGAGATAAAAAGGGCAGAGCCAAAGAGAGCTGGGGGTGATTTTTCATATGATAATCGGTCACGTCGTGGTGGTGGTTCTAAGTCTTATGGTAGTGGCGGCAGCGGCTTTGGTAGGGGTTCAGCTGGTTATGGAGGTGGCTATGGTGGGAAATCAGATAGAGGATATGACGGTTATGGGGGTGGTTATGCCGGTTATAATGGTTATGGGGGAGGCTATGGAGGTGGCTCTGTAGGTTTCTATCCTGGTTATGGTGGATATGGTTATGGTTATGGTTATGGTGGACCCATGTATGGTGGTGCTGGATATGCAGGTGCTGGTTATGGTGGTTATAGCGGGTCTGCTAGCTACGATGGGGGCAGGGGCTATGGAAGTGGTAGTACAGGAAGTGGTGCTTATGGTAAAGGGGTTGGCAGGGGAAGTGGAGGCGGAGCAGGTGTAGGTGGTAGTTATGGATATGGATACGGATATGATGGTGGTAAAGCATATGATAATGGCAATGGTGGCAGCAGCGGTGGTAGCACCGGCGGGAGGTTTCATCCATATAGGAAGTGA
- the LOC122588516 gene encoding dnaJ protein ERDJ2A-like — translation MAASEENSGLFPIFILTMIALPLIPYTIMKLCRAASKKAKSINCQCSVCFHSGKYRKSIFKKISNVSTWSNFTLVLLWVIMGVLVYYIKTINREVQVFEPFSILGLQPGASDSEIKKAYRRLSVQYHPDKNPDPNAHKYFIESIAKAYQALTDPISRENFEKYGHPDGRQGFQMGIALPQFLLNIEGASGGILLLWIVGVCILLPLVVAVVYLSRSSKYTGNYVMHQTLSAYYYFMKPSLAPSKVMDVLIKAAEYMEIPVRRPDGEPLQKLFMLVRSELNLDLKNIKQEQAKFWKQHPALVKTELLLQAHLTRQTAALTPELQNDFKRVVELAPRLLDELMKMAVIPRTSQGHGWLRPAVGVVELSQCIIQAVPLSARKASGGSSEGNAPFLQLPHFDDAVMKKIARKKVKTLQELRDMTVEDRAELLSQTAGLSAAEIQDVESVLEMMPSITVEVTCGTEGEEGIQEGDIVTVQAWVTLQRANGLTRALPHAPYYPFHKEENCWFLLADLNSNNVWFSQKVSFMDEAAALTAASKAIEETMEGLGANPKDTSKAVRDAVDKVKSGSRLVMGKFQAPAEGNYSLTCYLLCDSWLGCDKKTGVKVKVVKRTRAGTRGGFMEEGPVLEDGAEEEEENEEEEYDEDYESEYSEDEEDNKDSKKQSRANGKGPASNSGSGSDDE, via the exons ATGGCTGCTTCGGAAGAGAACAGTGGACTCTTCCCGATCTTTATTTTGACAATGATTGCACTGCCGCTTATACCTTATACAATAATGAAGCTTTGTCGTGCTGCCTCTAAGAAAGCAAAAAGCATTAACTGTCAATGTTCTGTTTGTTTTCATTCAGGAAAATACCGCAAGTCAATTTTCAAAAAG ATCTCAAACGTCTCAACATGGAGTAACTTTACGTTGGTGTTGTTATGGGTCATTATGGGCGTCCTTGTGTACTATATCAAGACTATAAATCGTGAA GTTCAAGTTTTTGAACCATTCAGTATTCTTGGATTACAACCTGGAGCTTCGGACTCCGAAATAAAGAAGGCATATCGGAGACTTTCTGTTCAATACCATCCTGATAAAAATCCAGATCCAAATGCCCACAAGTATTTTATTGAGTCCATTGCTAAGGCATATCAGGCACTTACAGATCCAATTTCCCGTGAAAATTTTGAGAAGTATGGTCATCCAGATGGCCGACAG GGGTTTCAAATGGGAATAGCTCTTCCTCAGTTTCTACTCAATATTGAAGGTGCATCTGGGGGGATATTATTACTATGGATTGTTGGGGTTTGTATTCTACTACCGTTGGTGGTTGCTGTTGTATATCTATCTAGATCATCTAAGTATACAGGAAATTATGTCATGCATCAAACATTGTCCGCTTACTACTACTTCATGAAGCCCTCCTTGGCCCCAAG CAAAGTTATGGATGTTCTCATTAAGGCTGCTGAATACATGGAAATTCCAGTCCGTAGGCCCGATGGAGAACCCCTTCAGAAACTGTTTATGTTAGTTAGAAGTGAGTTGAATTTGGATCTCAAGAATATTAAACAAGAACAAGCAAAGTTTTGGAAGCAGCATCCAGCACTTGTAAAG ACAGAGTTATTGCTTCAAGCTCATTTGACTCGTCAAACAGCAGCCTTAACCCCGGAGTTACAGAATGACTTCAAACGTGTGGTGGAGCTTGCACCTCGTCTTCTTGACGAGTTAATGAAG ATGGCAGTCATACCACGCACATCTCAAGGGCATGGCTGGCTGAGGCCTGCGGTTGGTGTTGTTGAGCTCTCTCAATGTATCATTCAG GCTGTCCCTCTTAGTGCAAGAAAAGCTAGTGGAGGATCCTCAGAAGGAAATGCACCTTTTCTGCAGCTTCCTCATTTTGATGATGCTGTGATGAAAAAGATTGCCCGCAAG AAGGTGAAAACCCTTCAGGAGCTTCGTGACATGACAGTGGAAGACCGTGCTGAATTGCTTTCTCAAACTGCTGGTCTCTCTGCTGCTGAAATCCAAGATGTAGAATCCGTACTTGAAATGATGCCTTCCATAACCGTTGAAGTTACTTGTGGAACCGAAGGAGAAGAGGGTATACAAGAAGGTGACATTGTCACAGTGCAAGCCTGGGTGACCTTGCAACGTGCTAATGGCTTGACCCGTGCTCTTCCCCATGCCCCATACTATCCTTTTCACAAAGAAGAAAATTGTTGGTTTCTTCTTGCAGACCTGAATTCAAATAATGTCTGGTTTTCTCAAAAAGTAAGTTTCATGGATGAAGCTGCAGCTTTGACTGCTGCTTCAAAAGCTATAGAGGAAACAATGGAAGGCTTGGGTGCAAACCCAAAGGATACTAGTAAAGCTGTGAGAGACGCGGTTGACAAAGTCAAAAGTGGGTCCCGGCTTGTGATGGGGAAGTTCCAAGCCCCAGCTGAAGGTAATTACAGTTTGACTTGTTACTTACTGTGTGATTCTTGGCTTGGGTGTGACAAGAAGACGGGGGTAAAAGTTAAAGTAGTGAAACGGACTCGCGCCGGGACTCGTGGAGGTTTCATGGAGGAAGGACCCGTGTTGGAAGATGGGGCAGAAGAGGAAGAGGAGAATGAAGAAGAGGAatatgatgaagattatgagaGTGAGTACAGTGAAGATGAGGAAGATAATAAAGATAGTAAAAAACAAAGCCGTGCTAATGGCAAAGGACCGGCATCAAATTCAGGTTCCGGCTCAGATGACGAATGA
- the LOC122589706 gene encoding DNA-directed primase/polymerase protein, translating into MADDVNRLFESFKCGISPPQSAAILRKCKKRKVQQGKSNEDPSTSTSSDLTSAVSSGKKQLSATNFYTPTIGKKRLNNGSQFSPVIFYGSPQGVPPKRPARLLRLLHEIRVELAAQNKAREDVWKTFPRQDEAMKYAKDHEGSRVFSYQDHASGQRRFLVSTYKEFWRRYKNMNSKFRHHYEVIQEGLPCHLYFDLEFNIKENAERNGDEMVDLLILVIFEALLEKYSIEGDTNWIVELDSSTKDKFSRHLIIRLPGVAFKDNIHVGAFVAEICSRIHIARGRDKRYEQLFIIKDSSSADVPCHLFVDTAVYSRNRCFRLHLSSKAGKSSLLVPTGRFKCKEMNEEDVFMASLICNIDADCEKLLICKMDLDCVKVLHFDIERNIDYRKPAAREFVPTACTSNGYFSGKSPFPALDEFVEYIATIGSIQGKIRSWYWFSEDGLMVYSMLRNRFCERIGRQHKSNHVMYVVDLQMAAYYQKCYDPDCRGYRSPMRPVPPGVLPDSFNYSKIGDQNGTREFIPPCGEESPMDSCQKDEWWREAMVVADKVENMPRKLDLCKEDDVWDEDDEWWMAAANTASQIELTYCRQD; encoded by the exons ATGGCCGATGATGTTAATCGCCTTTTTGAATCTTTCAAATGTGGAATCTCACCACCTC AATCAGCTGCAATATTAAGGAAATGTAAAAAGCGGAAAGTACAGCAAGGCAAGTCAAATGAAGATCCATCAACTTCTACTTCTAGTGATCTGACTTCTGCAGTTTCAAGTGGGAAAAAACAGTTATCTGCAACAAAT TTCTACACACCAACTATTGGAAAAAAGAGGCTGAATAACGGTAGTCAGTTCTCCCCTGTTATTTTCTACGGTTCTCCACAAGGTGTGCCTCCAAAAAGACCAGCTCGGTTGTTGCGATTGTTACACGAGATACGTGTTGAACTTGCTGCTCAGAATAAAGCAAG agaGGATGTCTGGAAAACATTTCCTAGGCAGGATGAGGCTATGAAGTATGCAAAAGACCATGAAGGGTCACGTGTTTTTAGCTACCAAGATCATGCAAGTGGCCAAAGAAGGTTCCTTGTTTCAACATATAAAGAGTTTTGGCGAAG GTACAAAAACATGAATTCTAAATTTCGTCACCATTACGAAGTTATTCAAGAG GGATTGCCATGCCACCTTTATTTCGATTTGGAGttcaatataaaagaaaatgctGAAAGGAATGGAGATGAAATGGTTGATCTTCTCatattagttatttttgaaGCCTTGCTTGAAAAGTACTCTATCGAAGGAGACACTAATTGGATTGTAGAACTTGACTCTTCTACGAAAG ATAAGTTTTCGCGTCACTTGATCATCCGCTTACCAGGGGTTGCTTTCAAGGACAACATACACGTTGGCGCATTTGTTGCCGAG ATATGCTCGCGAATCCATATTGCAAGAGGAAGGGATAAAAGATATGAAcagttatttattataaaagattCTAGCTCAGCTGATGTCCCTTGCCATCTTTTTGTTGACACCGCTGTATATTCCAGAAACCGATGTTTTCGTCTGCACCTTTCAAGTAAAGCAGGGAAAAGTTCACTGCTTGTTCCGACTGGACGGTTTAAATGTAAGGAAATG AACGAGGAAGATGTGTTCATGGCATCCTTGATCTGCAATATAGATGCGGACTGCGAAAAGCTTCTAATCTGTAAAATGGATTTAGATTGTGTCAAGGTTTTGCATTTTGATATTGAG AGGAACATTGACTACCGTAAACCAGCCGCTCGAGAATTTGTGCCGACTGCTTGCACAAGCAATGGTTATTTCAGTGGAAAATCACCATTTCCAGCATTAGACGAGTTTGTGGAATATATTGCTACCATTGGAAGTATACAAG GAAAAATTCGAAGCTGGTATTGGTTCTCGGAGGATGGCTTGATGGTGTACAGCATGTTAAGAAATAGATTCTGTGAAAGAATTGGTAGACAACACAAAAGCAATCATg TGATGTATGTGGTGGACCTACAGATGGCTGCTTATTATCAAAAGTGTTATGATCCTGATTGCAGAG GTTATCGATCTCCCATGCGTCCAGTTCCTCCAGGAGTGCTTCCTGATTCTTTCAATTACTCTAAGATAGGGGATCAAAATGGAACTCGGGAGTTCATACCTCCCTGTGGCGAGGAAAGCCCCATGGACAGCTGCCAGAAAGATGAGTGGTGGCGTGAAGCAATGGTAGTTGCAGACAAGGTTGAAAATATGCCAAGAAAGCTAGACCTTTGCAAGGAG GATGATGTGTGGGATGAGGATGATGAGTGGTGGATGGCCGCTGCAAACACTGCATCGCAGATTGAGCTCACGTACTGCAGACAAGATTGA